A genomic region of Sciurus carolinensis chromosome 7, mSciCar1.2, whole genome shotgun sequence contains the following coding sequences:
- the LOC124988839 gene encoding glutathione S-transferase-like isoform X2 → MAVGCSWSGGGTLMYEQVPMVEIDGMNLVETRAILRYIAAKYGLYGRNLKEQAWIDMCVEGLRDLSDMIMYFPLSLPEEKEMNLEYILQRATMRFFPVYEKALRDHGQDFLVGSQLSWADIQLLEVILMAEECKPSVLLGFPLLQEFKVRISCIPTINKFLQPGSQRKPPLDEESIRKVKNIFKFERGIFLKNMSTIVAEY, encoded by the exons GTGGAACCCTGATGTATGAACAAGTCCCCATGGTGGAAATTGATGGAATGAATTTGGTGGAAACCAGGGCCATTCTAAGATACATCGCTGCAAAATATGGCTTGTATGGAAGGAACCTGAAGGAACAAGCCTG GATTGACATGTGCGTAGAAGGCTTGAGGGACCTGAGTGACATGATTATGTACTTTCCACTCTCTCTGCCTGAAGAGAAAGAGATGAATCTTGAGTACATTCTCCAGCGAGCCACCATGAGATTCTTCCCTGTCTATGAGAAG GCACTAAGAGACCATGGGCAAGACTTTCTTGTGGGCAGTCAGCTGAGCTGGGCTGACATACAGCTCCTTGAAGTCATCTTAATGGCTGAAGAGTGCAAACCCAGTGTCCTCTTGGGCTTCCCTCTGCTACAG gAATTCAAGGTCAGAATCAGCTGCATCCCCACAATTAACAAATTTCTCCAGCCTGGAAGCCAGAGGAAGCCTCCGCTGGATGAAGAATCCATTAGAAAGGTGAAGAACATATTCAAATTTGAACGTGGCATATTTCTCAAAAACATGAGCACTATAGTAGCTGAGTATTAA
- the Tmem14a gene encoding transmembrane protein 14A isoform X2, with product MDLIGFGYAALVTFGSILGYKRRGGVPSLIAGLFVGFLAGYGAYRVSIDKRDVKLSLFTAFFLATIMGVRFKRSKKVMPAGLVAGLSLMMILRLVLLLL from the exons ATGGACCTGATTGGTTTTGGTTATGCAGCCCTTGTGACATTTGGAAGCATTTTAGGATATAAGCGGAGAG GTGGTGTTCCATCTTTGATTGCTGGTCTTTTTGTTGGATTTTTGGCGGGCTATGGAGCTTACCGTGTCTCCATCGACAAACGAGATGTTAAACTATCGCTGT TTACAGCTTTCTTCCTGGCCACCATAATGGGTGTGAGGTTTAAGCGTTCTAAGAAAGTAATGCCTGCTGGACTGGTTGCAGGTTTAAG ccTCATGATGATCCTGAGACTTGTCTTACTGTTGCTGTGA